A single window of Fischerella sp. PCC 9605 DNA harbors:
- a CDS encoding NHLP bacteriocin export ABC transporter permease/ATPase subunit, which produces MLEQISFVIPQGQQYILKGNQPILLNDPQTVWLVKSGSLALFAIAVKDGVPEGSRRYLLTIGDGGAMFSTIPNQTEEQRQILAVSMEETELLKMSKDDFNRLIASANGEAAALVDGWVNQLGFALSEITPPGIPVKPEGINFFSLNNGNIFQPQQGTVSWVQIQEGYARWMGLEELQLSCASGMLPLSADMWLQADSIVELATKNTSDLQNGNTILESLSQLNTYFLQGIDLLEQSEISAELHRFQERERLNYNVMQEALAELSSVLEVRKSAFSSEMKSADDPDQALLIAAGAVGRALGIKICPPAQSEDLRRVAEPLEAIARASRVRMRRISLTDKWWKKDSGPVLTYTKDDHPVAILPKSDNRYEIFDPLERTRTLVDERTAAKLTPTGYVFYRPFPDTKFKILDLLQFALRGHVKDLIYVLLAGVCTTVLGMLTPQATAVLIDSAIPDANRGLLMQIGLGLLAVTFGQALFDLTQAFAIIRVQTFAESSTQAAVWDRLLNLQASFFRQFSVGDLKSRVSAISSIHQKLSSTVLKSIFSSFFSLLNLALLFYYSTTLALLACLVAVVNIGVTIFSGMLTVRKFRPLLELEGQIFGLMVQLINGVAKIRVSGAEARAFAYWSRQYTHQLKLMLRTQSIEDGVTFITKILPPLTNALLFWAAASMLQESPEGGGLSTGIFLAFNAAFGSFIGGATNLSTTIVDVMQVLPMWKRAEPILEAVPEISASKTDPGRLSGKLLVDHVVFRYRDDGPLTLDDVTIKAEPGEYIALVGPSGSGKSTLFRLLLGFDHPESGTIYYDGQDLAGLDVNAVRRQLGVVMQNSRMMSGSIFDNIASGAMITMEEAWEAARASGLADDIEAMPMGMHTVVSEGATNLSGGQRQRLLIARALVLKPRILLFDEATSALDNRTQAIVSESLERLQVTRIAIAHRLSTIRNAHRIYVLQDGRVVQQGSFDELAKQQGLFAQLMARQML; this is translated from the coding sequence ATGTTAGAACAAATCAGTTTTGTGATTCCACAAGGACAACAATATATATTAAAAGGTAATCAGCCAATACTTTTAAATGACCCGCAGACGGTTTGGCTAGTCAAATCTGGTTCTTTGGCGCTATTTGCGATCGCAGTTAAAGATGGTGTTCCCGAGGGTTCTCGCCGTTATTTATTAACTATTGGAGACGGAGGGGCGATGTTCTCTACAATCCCCAACCAAACGGAGGAGCAGCGCCAGATCCTAGCGGTGTCGATGGAGGAGACAGAACTCCTGAAGATGTCAAAAGATGATTTTAACAGATTAATTGCCAGCGCTAATGGTGAGGCAGCAGCTTTGGTAGACGGCTGGGTGAATCAACTAGGCTTCGCACTGTCTGAAATTACTCCCCCAGGAATACCAGTTAAACCAGAGGGAATTAACTTTTTCTCCCTAAATAACGGCAATATCTTTCAGCCCCAGCAAGGTACTGTATCCTGGGTGCAAATCCAGGAAGGATATGCTCGCTGGATGGGATTAGAAGAATTGCAACTTTCTTGTGCATCCGGAATGTTGCCTTTGAGTGCAGATATGTGGTTGCAGGCAGATAGTATTGTTGAACTTGCCACTAAAAACACCTCGGATCTGCAAAATGGGAATACTATCTTAGAAAGTTTGTCCCAACTTAATACCTATTTCCTCCAAGGCATTGATTTATTAGAGCAGTCGGAAATCTCCGCAGAATTACATAGATTTCAAGAAAGAGAACGTCTCAATTATAATGTCATGCAAGAGGCGTTGGCGGAACTGTCATCCGTGCTGGAAGTACGGAAATCAGCTTTTTCCTCAGAGATGAAATCGGCTGATGACCCAGATCAAGCCCTGTTGATTGCTGCTGGTGCAGTGGGGCGGGCTTTGGGAATTAAGATTTGTCCTCCCGCCCAATCGGAAGACCTCAGACGGGTAGCAGAACCACTAGAAGCGATCGCCCGTGCTTCCCGGGTAAGGATGCGTCGGATTTCTTTAACTGATAAGTGGTGGAAAAAGGACTCTGGCCCTGTCCTGACCTACACTAAAGACGATCATCCCGTGGCAATATTGCCAAAATCTGATAACCGCTACGAGATTTTCGATCCCCTAGAACGGACTCGCACCCTTGTAGATGAGCGCACTGCTGCCAAGCTGACTCCGACTGGCTACGTTTTTTATCGACCTTTCCCCGATACAAAATTTAAAATCCTGGATTTACTTCAGTTTGCGCTGCGAGGACACGTCAAAGATCTGATCTATGTACTTTTGGCTGGAGTTTGCACCACTGTGTTGGGGATGCTCACACCCCAAGCTACCGCCGTCCTCATCGACAGTGCCATTCCCGATGCTAACCGGGGATTATTAATGCAAATAGGCTTGGGTCTTTTGGCTGTCACCTTTGGACAAGCTTTGTTTGACCTCACTCAGGCATTTGCGATCATCAGAGTACAAACTTTTGCGGAATCTTCTACGCAAGCGGCGGTATGGGATCGGCTTTTGAATTTGCAAGCATCGTTTTTCCGTCAGTTCTCAGTTGGTGACTTGAAATCTCGGGTTAGTGCCATCTCTAGTATCCACCAGAAACTAAGTAGCACTGTTCTCAAAAGCATCTTCTCCAGTTTCTTTTCGCTGCTCAACCTCGCGCTGCTATTCTACTACAGTACAACACTCGCTTTATTAGCCTGTTTAGTCGCCGTTGTCAATATTGGCGTCACGATTTTCTCTGGGATGCTGACTGTGCGTAAGTTCCGGCCATTGCTGGAGTTGGAAGGACAAATCTTTGGTTTGATGGTGCAATTGATTAATGGTGTAGCGAAAATCCGAGTCTCGGGAGCAGAGGCACGAGCTTTTGCTTACTGGAGCAGACAGTATACACATCAACTCAAACTCATGTTGAGAACCCAGAGTATTGAAGATGGTGTGACTTTTATTACTAAAATCCTGCCACCGCTCACAAATGCTCTGCTGTTTTGGGCTGCTGCTAGTATGCTCCAAGAGTCGCCCGAAGGTGGTGGCTTGTCTACTGGTATCTTTCTCGCCTTCAATGCTGCGTTTGGTAGCTTTATTGGTGGAGCCACTAATCTCAGTACTACAATTGTGGACGTTATGCAAGTCTTGCCAATGTGGAAGCGTGCCGAACCAATTCTCGAAGCTGTACCAGAAATCTCTGCTAGCAAAACCGACCCTGGCAGGCTATCAGGCAAACTGCTTGTAGATCATGTGGTTTTCCGCTATCGAGATGATGGCCCTCTAACGTTGGATGATGTGACTATCAAAGCTGAGCCGGGAGAGTATATCGCTCTGGTTGGACCTTCTGGGAGTGGGAAATCGACTTTGTTTCGTTTGTTGCTGGGATTTGACCATCCTGAATCTGGCACTATTTACTACGACGGACAAGACTTGGCTGGGTTGGATGTTAATGCTGTGCGCCGACAGCTGGGTGTGGTGATGCAAAATAGCCGGATGATGTCAGGTTCCATCTTTGATAACATTGCCAGCGGAGCCATGATTACAATGGAGGAAGCTTGGGAAGCAGCGCGGGCTTCTGGCTTAGCGGATGATATTGAAGCTATGCCAATGGGTATGCACACTGTTGTTAGTGAGGGAGCCACTAACCTCTCTGGTGGACAACGGCAACGTTTATTAATTGCCCGAGCGCTAGTATTAAAACCCCGGATTCTGCTGTTTGATGAAGCTACTAGTGCTTTAGATAACAGAACTCAGGCGATTGTCAGTGAAAGCTTGGAAAGATTGCAGGTGACTAGAATTGCGATCGCTCACCGACTTAGCACCATCCGCAATGCTCACCGCATTTATGTACTTCAGGACGGTAGGGTCGTACAGCAAGGAAGTTTCGACGAACTGGCAAAACAACAAGGGCTGTTTGCTCAACTCATGGCGCGGCAGATGCTTTGA
- a CDS encoding SDR family oxidoreductase yields the protein MKLGKHALITGSSRGIGRAIAIKLAKHGVNIAIHYYKNEEAANDTLLKLREQGADGFLVQADVSNPEDISRMFNQVQDKFGKLDIFVSNARPDMSAFYHSPMEITLDHWRAALDSQAQAFLLGTQKAARLMLDGGRIIAITYSPSGRTG from the coding sequence ATGAAATTAGGTAAACATGCCCTAATAACAGGGAGTTCACGTGGTATCGGTAGAGCGATCGCCATAAAATTAGCAAAGCATGGTGTCAACATCGCAATTCATTATTACAAGAATGAAGAGGCCGCTAACGATACCTTGTTAAAATTACGAGAGCAGGGCGCTGATGGTTTTTTGGTACAAGCCGATGTGTCAAACCCAGAGGACATCAGCCGCATGTTTAACCAAGTTCAAGATAAGTTCGGCAAACTCGACATTTTCGTAAGCAACGCCCGGCCTGACATGTCTGCGTTTTACCACTCTCCTATGGAGATAACTCTGGATCATTGGCGTGCAGCTCTCGATTCGCAAGCACAAGCATTTCTCCTCGGCACGCAAAAAGCAGCTCGCCTCATGCTCGACGGTGGAAGAATCATTGCCATTACTTACTCGCCCAGCGGACGCACAGGCTAG
- a CDS encoding SDR family oxidoreductase: MPLLTRPADAQASWQPWAAMGTAKAALDSLCRYFAVALAPRRITVNGISPGCIFGEPNVIDGGILRVLRQNVQEAIQNWHQSGWTPMRRLGTPEDIANAVMLLCMEEANFITGQMIYVDGGASIMDAVFPLDIQQG; the protein is encoded by the coding sequence TTGCCATTACTTACTCGCCCAGCGGACGCACAGGCTAGTTGGCAACCGTGGGCTGCGATGGGAACTGCCAAAGCTGCACTAGACTCGCTGTGTCGCTACTTCGCAGTGGCTTTAGCTCCTCGTAGAATCACCGTGAATGGTATTAGTCCCGGATGCATTTTTGGCGAACCAAACGTTATTGATGGCGGCATTTTGCGTGTTTTGCGGCAAAATGTACAAGAGGCGATTCAAAACTGGCATCAAAGTGGATGGACACCGATGAGACGATTGGGAACTCCAGAAGATATCGCCAATGCTGTTATGCTTTTGTGCATGGAAGAAGCCAATTTTATTACAGGTCAAATGATCTACGTAGACGGTGGAGCCTCCATTATGGACGCCGTTTTCCCACTCGACATTCAGCAAGGATAG
- a CDS encoding mechanosensitive ion channel family protein has protein sequence MQSAVTQYRHDRSTKKIVWAIVFAVLSTIALISFLVLLQRFISRFLIKIKAARQADALDLRIQNFQLLGSDATGYLLSGIVKILRLLLILVSFYLYTPFVLSQFPATRAIGRSIFNNIAYRINQLVTAFVQSLPNLAIVAIIAFLTYYIVQFAKLIITELGQDNAYPWFYAEWIQPTNRLATILIVAIACIVAAPYLPGFNSPAFQSISLFLGALFTLGSSSAIANAIAGVILIYTRAFRIGDIIRIEDTTGEVIEKSLFVTRILTFKKEVITIPNSSVLNSNVINFNAISREANTYLLLHTTITLGYELPWRKVHEVLIQAAKATSGILSEPGPFVLQTGLNDFNVSYELNAYSDHPQLMPKIYSQLHQNIQDYCNQAGIEILSPAYSSIRDGNHSTIPSNYLPVDYTPPTFQIHTQNNQP, from the coding sequence ATGCAATCTGCCGTTACTCAATATCGCCACGATCGCAGTACCAAAAAAATTGTGTGGGCCATCGTGTTTGCCGTTCTCAGTACGATCGCTCTGATTAGTTTTCTGGTTCTGCTACAACGGTTTATCTCTCGTTTCCTCATTAAGATTAAAGCGGCTCGGCAAGCGGATGCGTTAGATTTAAGAATTCAAAATTTTCAGCTTTTAGGTTCAGATGCCACTGGCTATTTGCTTTCTGGCATCGTTAAAATTCTGCGATTGCTGCTAATTTTAGTTAGTTTTTATCTCTATACCCCCTTTGTTCTCAGTCAATTTCCAGCAACAAGGGCGATTGGCAGATCTATTTTTAACAACATTGCCTATCGCATCAACCAATTAGTAACAGCATTTGTTCAATCTCTTCCGAACCTAGCGATCGTCGCAATCATTGCTTTTCTCACCTACTACATCGTTCAATTTGCCAAGCTAATCATTACTGAATTGGGGCAAGACAATGCCTACCCCTGGTTCTATGCAGAATGGATACAACCCACCAATCGCCTAGCTACGATTCTCATTGTTGCGATCGCCTGTATCGTTGCGGCTCCTTATCTACCCGGATTTAACTCGCCTGCCTTTCAGAGCATTTCTCTGTTCTTAGGCGCGCTGTTCACATTAGGATCGTCGTCTGCCATTGCCAACGCGATTGCCGGTGTAATTTTGATCTATACTCGTGCCTTCCGGATTGGTGACATCATTCGGATTGAAGATACGACAGGAGAAGTGATTGAAAAATCTTTATTTGTGACTCGAATTCTCACCTTCAAAAAAGAAGTGATCACGATTCCTAATTCATCAGTTCTAAACAGCAACGTGATTAATTTCAATGCGATTTCCCGCGAAGCCAATACTTACTTACTGCTACACACAACAATTACACTAGGATACGAGCTGCCCTGGCGTAAGGTTCATGAGGTGTTAATTCAAGCCGCAAAAGCAACGTCAGGCATTTTATCTGAACCGGGTCCGTTTGTATTGCAAACTGGATTGAATGATTTCAATGTCAGTTATGAATTAAATGCTTACAGCGATCATCCTCAGTTGATGCCCAAGATTTATTCACAGTTGCATCAAAACATCCAAGATTATTGCAATCAAGCAGGCATTGAGATTCTATCTCCAGCGTATTCTTCGATTCGAGATGGCAATCATTCCACCATTCCCAGCAACTACTTACCCGTTGATTACACTCCACCCACATTTCAAATTCATACCCAGAATAATCAACCCTAG
- a CDS encoding MarC family protein → METEEFIFTIFFLTLGPIKIIPAFANLTQAMELKFKRELAIKGIAIATAICLYVFLLGRNLVDKYHISLEAIEIAGGLVLLISALNGIFPTS, encoded by the coding sequence ATGGAAACAGAAGAATTTATTTTCACCATTTTCTTCTTGACGTTGGGTCCCATTAAAATCATTCCTGCCTTTGCCAATTTGACTCAAGCAATGGAACTCAAATTCAAGCGGGAATTGGCAATTAAGGGGATTGCGATCGCCACTGCCATTTGCCTTTATGTGTTTCTGCTGGGACGCAACCTAGTAGATAAATATCACATTTCTCTAGAAGCGATAGAGATTGCTGGCGGTTTGGTACTGCTTATTTCTGCATTGAATGGGATCTTTCCCACCAGTTAA
- a CDS encoding linear amide C-N hydrolase has translation MCTRVVYLGPEDTIITGRTMDWKSDMGTNLWAFPRGIKRDGAAGFKSIQWISKYGSVVAAGFDVGSTDGINEKGLVANMLYLVETEYPTPTSNDPRKPLCLSAWAQYVLDNYATVAEAVEDLGKEPFYIVPVKTPDDQEGTIHLSISDPSGDSAIFEYVGGKLVIHHGREFQVMTNSPVYDQQIALNNYWEQIGGTTMLPGTNRAADRFVRASFYIKAIPQTSNINEAIASVFSVIRNASVPLGISTPGQPNISSTIWRVVADHKNKRYFFESTRIPNVFWVSLSDLDFSPGAPTKKLTPTDGTFFAGNTAAQFQPTEPFKFLPATVE, from the coding sequence ATGTGCACTCGAGTTGTTTATCTTGGACCGGAAGACACAATCATTACTGGGCGAACCATGGACTGGAAGAGCGACATGGGGACAAACCTCTGGGCATTCCCACGGGGCATTAAGCGTGATGGGGCAGCTGGGTTCAAATCCATTCAGTGGATCTCCAAATATGGCAGTGTCGTAGCAGCGGGCTTCGATGTTGGTTCAACCGACGGCATCAACGAGAAAGGACTGGTCGCAAACATGCTTTATCTGGTTGAGACAGAATATCCGACACCCACCAGCAATGACCCGCGTAAACCCCTGTGCCTTTCTGCTTGGGCGCAATACGTGTTGGACAACTATGCCACCGTCGCCGAGGCAGTGGAGGACTTAGGCAAAGAACCGTTTTACATTGTGCCGGTTAAGACACCCGACGATCAGGAAGGCACCATCCACCTGTCGATTTCTGACCCTTCAGGTGATTCAGCAATTTTTGAGTACGTGGGTGGAAAGCTGGTGATTCATCACGGTCGTGAATTTCAGGTGATGACCAATTCACCCGTGTACGATCAACAGATTGCCCTGAACAATTACTGGGAGCAGATTGGTGGCACCACCATGCTGCCGGGCACAAATCGAGCCGCCGATCGGTTTGTTCGAGCCTCGTTTTACATCAAGGCGATTCCTCAGACCTCGAATATTAATGAAGCCATTGCCAGTGTTTTTTCGGTGATTCGCAATGCGTCAGTACCCCTAGGCATCAGTACACCGGGACAGCCCAACATCTCCTCAACGATTTGGCGCGTTGTGGCAGATCACAAGAACAAGCGTTACTTCTTTGAATCCACTCGCATCCCAAATGTATTCTGGGTCAGCTTGTCAGACCTGGATTTCTCACCGGGTGCACCGACCAAGAAGCTGACCCCGACGGATGGCACCTTTTTTGCTGGCAATACGGCGGCGCAGTTCCAACCTACAGAGCCGTTCAAGTTTTTGCCAGCAACCGTAGAGTAA
- a CDS encoding Coq4 family protein, with protein sequence MGFRYIQNLVTPDKVNQFLELVDLAAGAGKDTNNVFDLSEKLHASHPMQLCIKAVQSDPACAAMLKERYAGSPYDLAAMLNMPKGSLGWTYARVMSTLGYDPQFYRTPESFEQEADYISFRVYKTHDIHHIITGYSMDNFGEFGVISVMAGQIRYPTFIFLDLIALLMAFFRSEELYSENLEPAEQLKTLRYIFDLASAGIAMGQVAKPLFPVKWEEGLERPLEEWRQQLNIKPVVEGHYSWYSRPELQAAIA encoded by the coding sequence ATGGGATTTCGATACATTCAGAACCTCGTTACACCAGACAAGGTAAACCAATTTCTTGAACTGGTAGATCTGGCTGCCGGAGCGGGTAAAGATACTAACAATGTGTTTGATCTTAGTGAAAAACTACATGCTAGTCATCCGATGCAATTATGCATCAAAGCCGTTCAGTCCGATCCAGCCTGTGCTGCGATGTTAAAAGAACGTTATGCGGGTTCTCCCTACGATTTAGCAGCAATGTTAAATATGCCTAAAGGATCGCTAGGCTGGACTTATGCCAGGGTGATGAGTACTTTAGGCTATGACCCTCAGTTCTATCGCACGCCTGAAAGTTTTGAGCAGGAGGCTGACTACATTAGCTTCAGGGTTTATAAAACTCACGACATTCATCACATTATTACTGGATATAGCATGGATAATTTTGGTGAGTTTGGTGTAATTTCGGTTATGGCTGGGCAGATTCGTTATCCGACTTTTATCTTTCTCGATTTAATAGCACTTCTGATGGCATTTTTCCGCAGTGAAGAACTGTACAGTGAAAACCTGGAACCAGCAGAGCAGTTGAAGACGTTAAGGTATATATTTGACTTGGCGTCAGCAGGAATTGCGATGGGACAGGTTGCCAAACCCCTATTTCCAGTGAAGTGGGAAGAGGGTCTGGAACGCCCACTTGAGGAATGGCGACAACAGTTGAATATTAAACCCGTTGTAGAAGGTCACTATAGCTGGTATAGCCGTCCGGAACTCCAGGCCGCGATTGCTTAG
- a CDS encoding DUF3574 domain-containing protein translates to MNKPTLVGFSYLPADTFADGSPSGANDGTGKPISSNGRTGPFPGQPVQGFSGVQFADLDSYWFLSDNGFGSQTNSADYLLRIHKVDPNFKTVDNGNGNAESTEFIQLSDPNNLIGWQIVNETSPDRQLTGADFDPESIVLAEDGTIWIGEEFGPYLLHFDSNGVLIDPPIATPNIYPLDTLGGQDPIVIGHRGGTPGIRPEHTIGDLGGDLIASNNLGAEFGADFLEPDLVVTKDGVLIVRHEPVLASVETDENGNIIYDENGKPVIKEATTNVANFEKFGDRLTTKVVDGESITGWFAEDFTLAEIKELRAVERLPEIRPESTNYDGFFQIPTLAEYINFVKEYEAKTGKKLGIYPETKHPTYFAETGKYLDGTPINIDTSQLLIDTLVANEFTDPDRVFIQSFEVSNLKQLKNEIMPAAGVDIPLVQLIDSSGAPYDYVDDGIAKTYADLTTPEGLTEIATYAEGIGPSKRLIVPAATVDNNGDGQADDINGDGEISDADRFAGEPTSLVDDAHAAGLLVHPYTFRSDDYYLLADYKGNPELEYEQFIRLGVDGYFTDFVDDGVAAKDKVTADEVSSPQNSAVKEDKAIDNLARSRGFEAMSYSPDRQTLYPILEGYVAGDPTDSRRVYKFDVASKSFNQDLVGYYQVDNPDHAIGDATGINDTEFLIIERDEKFGAEAQFKKIFKVDVTKTNDQGYLQKEEVIDLLNIADPNDLNGDGSDVFTFPFLTIEDILVVDENTILLANDNNYPFNAIRNPSQPDNNELIKVELSTPLNLDPRLGTPKSEAEPPSDTPTFTQQDLYFGRDIPGGAEVSDAEFQAFVDEVIVPLVPGLTLFDARGQVKDADGDINKEKSNVVTLILEDTPENATIVNQVLAAYNERFKGAGTLQVTNSDDLKVSFELTDDLIDNDPTPEFVQADLYFGRNISTGGQVSEQEFSQFLDKSITPRFTGLTVFNAEGRFLDDTSSVVEEPSKVVTLLFEDTQNNEDALQEVVQAYIDEFQQQSVLQVVNEDIEVSFGPAEDVIDNDPTPELIQADLYFGRNIPNARQVSEQDFQRFLDEFVSPRFAGLTTFDAQGQVRDEDGSILKEPSKVVTLILEDTQTNEDAINEVLTAYQEKFNGAGVVQVIDEEITALTPKTIFGTPGNDELYADIGRGENIVTGGEGADQFWIVSDETNLPAKPNTITDFNSAEGDVIGLDGTSFTFESLGSDWTTRQEGNDAVIQVFGQDVAVLLGIQANSLTQANFVFA, encoded by the coding sequence ATGAACAAACCTACTTTAGTTGGATTTTCCTATCTTCCGGCAGATACCTTTGCCGACGGTTCACCTTCTGGTGCAAATGATGGCACAGGCAAACCCATTTCTAGTAATGGGCGTACTGGGCCATTTCCAGGACAACCCGTCCAAGGTTTCAGTGGTGTTCAGTTTGCTGACTTAGATAGTTACTGGTTTTTATCAGACAACGGCTTTGGCAGTCAGACCAATAGTGCTGATTATTTGCTGCGAATTCACAAAGTCGATCCTAATTTCAAAACAGTTGATAATGGTAATGGCAATGCAGAGTCGACTGAATTTATTCAACTATCCGACCCCAATAATCTGATTGGGTGGCAAATCGTCAATGAAACGTCACCAGATCGCCAACTGACAGGGGCTGACTTCGATCCGGAATCGATAGTGTTGGCTGAGGATGGCACGATTTGGATTGGTGAAGAATTCGGGCCCTATCTGCTGCATTTTGATAGCAATGGTGTGCTAATTGATCCTCCCATTGCCACCCCGAATATTTACCCACTCGATACTCTCGGCGGACAAGACCCCATCGTCATCGGTCACAGAGGCGGTACACCTGGAATCCGTCCAGAACATACGATCGGCGACCTCGGCGGAGACTTAATTGCTTCTAACAACTTGGGTGCTGAATTCGGAGCAGACTTTCTCGAACCTGACTTGGTGGTAACTAAGGATGGAGTTTTAATCGTCCGCCATGAGCCTGTGTTGGCAAGTGTGGAGACTGATGAGAACGGTAATATTATTTACGATGAGAACGGCAAGCCCGTTATCAAAGAAGCCACAACCAACGTCGCTAATTTTGAGAAGTTTGGCGATCGCCTAACTACGAAAGTTGTAGATGGAGAATCTATTACCGGCTGGTTCGCCGAAGATTTCACACTCGCTGAAATTAAGGAATTGCGAGCAGTCGAGCGTCTTCCAGAGATCCGCCCTGAAAGCACCAACTATGATGGCTTCTTCCAAATCCCCACATTGGCAGAGTACATCAACTTTGTCAAAGAGTACGAAGCCAAAACTGGGAAGAAACTTGGTATTTATCCCGAAACCAAGCACCCCACCTACTTTGCCGAGACAGGCAAGTATCTCGATGGCACTCCTATTAACATCGATACTTCCCAACTGCTGATTGATACTCTCGTTGCCAACGAGTTTACCGATCCCGATCGCGTTTTTATTCAATCCTTTGAGGTTTCTAATCTCAAGCAGCTCAAAAACGAAATCATGCCAGCAGCTGGAGTTGATATACCGCTGGTGCAGCTAATTGATAGTAGCGGCGCTCCCTACGACTACGTTGACGACGGAATTGCTAAAACCTACGCTGACCTAACTACCCCAGAAGGGTTGACAGAAATTGCAACCTATGCAGAGGGAATCGGCCCTAGCAAACGTCTGATTGTACCCGCTGCAACTGTTGATAACAATGGCGATGGTCAAGCAGATGACATTAACGGGGATGGAGAAATTAGCGATGCCGATCGATTTGCGGGTGAGCCAACTTCTCTAGTTGACGATGCTCATGCAGCTGGGTTACTAGTGCATCCTTATACCTTCCGCAGTGATGACTATTATCTGTTAGCTGACTACAAGGGCAACCCAGAATTGGAGTACGAGCAGTTTATTCGCTTGGGTGTAGACGGCTACTTCACCGATTTTGTCGATGATGGAGTTGCTGCTAAGGACAAAGTCACGGCAGATGAAGTTAGTTCTCCCCAAAACTCAGCAGTAAAAGAAGACAAAGCGATCGATAATCTCGCGCGATCGCGTGGCTTTGAGGCGATGAGTTACAGTCCCGATCGCCAAACGCTCTATCCCATACTAGAAGGATACGTTGCCGGCGACCCAACAGATTCTCGACGTGTTTACAAATTTGATGTTGCGTCTAAGTCCTTTAATCAGGATTTGGTTGGTTATTATCAAGTAGACAATCCCGACCATGCAATCGGTGATGCAACTGGGATCAACGATACTGAATTCTTAATTATTGAGCGCGATGAAAAATTCGGAGCAGAGGCACAGTTCAAGAAAATCTTCAAAGTTGATGTTACCAAAACCAACGATCAGGGCTACCTCCAGAAAGAGGAAGTAATTGATTTGCTCAATATTGCCGACCCCAACGACCTAAATGGCGATGGCAGCGACGTCTTTACTTTCCCTTTTCTCACTATCGAAGATATTTTGGTTGTTGACGAAAATACTATCCTGCTTGCCAACGACAACAACTATCCATTCAACGCAATCCGCAATCCCTCACAACCAGATAACAATGAATTGATCAAGGTTGAATTGTCTACTCCCCTCAACCTCGATCCTCGCCTAGGAACGCCCAAATCTGAAGCAGAACCACCCTCTGATACTCCTACTTTTACCCAGCAGGATCTATATTTCGGACGCGATATCCCCGGTGGCGCAGAAGTATCGGATGCAGAATTTCAAGCCTTCGTTGATGAGGTAATCGTACCCCTCGTTCCTGGATTAACCCTATTTGATGCCAGAGGGCAGGTGAAAGATGCAGATGGCGACATCAATAAAGAAAAATCCAATGTCGTCACCCTGATTTTGGAGGACACACCCGAAAACGCTACCATTGTTAACCAAGTACTAGCCGCTTATAATGAGCGATTTAAAGGAGCCGGAACCCTACAAGTTACCAATAGCGATGATCTTAAAGTCAGCTTTGAGCTAACCGACGATTTGATTGACAATGACCCCACACCGGAGTTTGTTCAAGCAGATTTGTACTTTGGGCGCAATATTTCTACAGGTGGACAAGTTTCTGAACAGGAGTTTAGTCAGTTTTTAGACAAAAGTATTACTCCTCGTTTCACCGGTTTAACCGTGTTTAACGCCGAAGGACGATTCTTGGATGACACAAGTTCAGTGGTTGAGGAACCAAGCAAGGTAGTCACGCTCCTTTTTGAGGACACTCAAAATAATGAAGATGCCCTTCAAGAAGTTGTTCAGGCATACATCGACGAGTTCCAGCAGCAAAGCGTCCTGCAAGTTGTCAACGAGGATATCGAAGTTAGTTTCGGCCCGGCTGAGGACGTAATTGATAATGACCCCACACCAGAACTTATCCAGGCAGACCTTTACTTTGGACGCAATATTCCCAACGCTAGACAAGTTTCCGAGCAGGATTTTCAGCGATTTCTGGATGAGTTTGTTTCGCCTCGTTTCGCGGGTTTAACTACGTTTGATGCCCAAGGACAAGTGCGGGATGAGGACGGCAGCATTCTCAAAGAGCCATCCAAGGTTGTTACCCTGATTTTGGAAGACACCCAGACAAACGAAGATGCTATTAATGAGGTGCTGACAGCTTATCAGGAAAAATTTAATGGAGCTGGAGTAGTGCAAGTCATCGACGAAGAAATTACTGCCCTCACTCCCAAAACCATATTTGGTACGCCAGGTAACGATGAGTTATATGCTGACATTGGCAGGGGTGAAAACATTGTTACTGGTGGTGAGGGAGCCGATCAATTTTGGATTGTTAGCGATGAAACAAATTTGCCAGCAAAACCAAATACTATCACTGACTTCAATAGTGCAGAGGGAGATGTGATTGGCTTGGATGGTACCAGTTTTACCTTCGAGTCTCTTGGCAGTGATTGGACAACTCGCCAAGAAGGTAACGACGCAGTCATCCAAGTCTTTGGTCAAGATGTAGCTGTGCTACTGGGAATTCAGGCAAACAGTCTCACCCAGGCAAACTTTGTTTTTGCCTAA